agattttcaaaaacaggagttTAGAGTTAAGCTGTTTAATAAAAGTCCTGTTTTAAATATAGAGCACCTAACAGCTcatttgacttaaatgggagcttttggttgctcagcacttttgaaaatgctccATATTAGGAGGAGCTCCTAATTCTTAAAAATCTTGGATGTAGTTTTTCTTGGCTGCAAAACATCTCTCTCTTTAGAAGCCAGATGCCCTTGGTAAAATACAACCAGGTTATCAAATGGCATTGAAGGTTCTAATCATCTGTGTGCTGTGTTCCAGGACAGGCTTCATTAACCTCGACAAGCCATCCAACCCTTCTTCCCATGAGGTGGTTGCCTGGATCCGGCGCATCCTCCGGGTTGAGAAGACAGGGCACAGTGGGACGCTTGACCCCAAAGTGACGGGGTGTTTGATTGTGTGCATCGAACGAGCAACACGGCTGGTCAAGTCTCAGCAGAGTGCAGGCATGTCATTTACTGCTTTGGGGTAGTTTACTCTCTAGTTCTTTTAAGTGGTCAGATGAAAGACTGACTTACTGTCTGCATTTTAATGATGAGCAGAGGATTCCAGTTCCAGGCCTCTAAAGCCTGCCTATTTCTAACTAAGGTTTGCTGTCCATTATAGCAGAATACAAAGTTGGGATGAACTGGAGGCCTGGCAAGTTATTGTTTTCCTGAGCTTTGTGGTGTCACCATTTTTAGCTGATCAGGTCTCAGAACTGTAAATTTTAATTTACACACAAGAGGGTACCATTGCTTTTATTCAGCCTTGTGCTGTGCTGCCCTACACAATAAATCTTGCTCCATAAATAAACCTGCAGCTTGTGTTTCTTTGTTGAGAGATTCAAGGGGTTAGAGCTTTTTGTGCTTGAGCCGTTTCTAAAAGTCAGTGGCTGTTAAGAAGACTGGCCTCTATAGATGTTTGAATTGTAATAACACCGACATGGCGGTGAACAATAAAATGCAAGTGGCCGCTCCTGACTACTCTTCTGTCATTCTTTCAGGCAAAGAGTATGTGGGAATCATTCGGCTGCACAATGCTATTGAAAGCGAGATTCAGCTTTCCAGGGTAAGTCTCTGCATGCTTGAACCCACGTTCTCTTCCTGCTGTGTTGTCTTATCAGTGTACGTTAGAGATGTGGGTAAGAGCATTCCTTAAAGAGCCATTGAGAGCATTTTGTTGCGGTAGAGGTAATAGAGTAAACTGCCCCTAATAAAATCAAAATTGTGCAGCATGACATCATGTTACTTAATCAGATGCTTAATTTGCATTGGTTCACTGTATATTTGCTGTCTGTGTTTTAGTAGCATTGTCCATAACAATTGCAATTTTCCCTTGAGAATACGAACCTCAGGCCTTGAGATGTTGACATGCCCTTGCTATTTCACAAATGCTGTGATCGTGCATTTCAAAAAAGACCTTAAGTCTCCTCCTGGCAGGCATGCGGTGTATGTGAAGTGATGATGAATCCATTCTCAGAGTGCTACTGCATTGCCCTCCCTTCAGCATGCAGATTCCTGTTCTTGGGTCCCCGTGCTGTGCAGCCTCCAAATACCCTCCAGCCTTTCATTGTTTTATTGGGAGCCGCTGGTTTGGCCAACTCTGTGCAGGAGAGGGGCAGAGCCAGCAGGGCGGGAGCCCCTCTTCATAGGGCTCTGTCTCAGCCAAGATGAGTGATGCTGTCTGATCACATGCTGCTGCCTGGTAAAGTAGCCCCATTGGTAGCTGGGGGAGTAATTTCTATCTAGGGGGTGCGTGAGTGGCTCAGATGGGCTTGCTTTAATGTTGTATGATCAGATACAACATGTGATATACAATAGGAAAATGATTTTTATTGTCCAAATAGCAGCATGCTTTTTTGTCGAGATGTGCTGATGGGATGGTGTGGGCTCTGTAAAGGTGAAGCCTGACAGCTCTTCTGCTTTTCCCCCTAGGCAATAGAAACTCTGACCGGTGCCCTGTTTCAGCGACCTCCCCTCATTGCAGCTGTCAAGAGGCAGCTGAGGGTCCGAACCATCTATGAGAGCAAACTGGTAGAATACGACCCTGAGAGGAGATTAGGTAAAACGCCTCATAGGTTCTCTGCTAGCACTTCAAAGCATGAAAGTGCTGTTATGGGCTCTCCCTGTGAGGATCTAGTGAACACACCACTAGAGGGGACTTGCTGTTCCTCTTCCAAGTGCAGTGATGTGCAGACACTTGATGgtcccattttaaaatccaggcTTTAACTTGTTAATTGAAACTGGTTTAAAAGAGAGGTCTGTGTTCCAGGCTGAACTCCAAAGGGGATGCACTGCACTGCAGCCATCTAAGGAAAGGAAAAGTGCCCTCTGTTGATGTTCCTGGGGAAATGTGATGAATTCCTCATTATGGTGATCTCTGATGACTGACGAAATCCCACCTACTTCCATGTGGGATGAGCTTCTTCCCAGTACAGAGAAATaccctgagactgccagtcccCACCCTCTGCAAGAGCTGAAATTGTCTTGCATATTTTCCCCATGATAAAAGTTGCTGAACTCTTCCATGAAGAGCCAAATGATGCAAAGTAGATGACATTAGCACTCTGTGCAAAGATGACTTACATCTATCACCCAATACTGATGGCTCATTGGAGGCACTGAACATGGAGCCAATCACAGGGCTCACTTTAATCCCCACAGGCAAGTGTGTTAAATTATGGTACCGCTGGATAGCTCAAaattcttctctcccctccctatATTGCATTCCAGGTATCTTCTGGGTGAGTTGTGAAGCTGGCACCTACATCCGTACGCTGTGTGTCCACTTGGGCCTGCTGCTGGGGGTTGGAGGTCAGATGCAAGAGCTCCGGCGAGTGCGCTCAGGGATCATGGGAGAGAAGGTAGGAGGGTACGCCTGGCTTTCTTTTGAAAGGCCCTTGCTGTAAGTTATCTTAACCCAGAGTGTTGAGTTCAGTTCAGGGCTGCTGTCCCTGTTCTGGTAATTAAACTTTGGGACAGTGAGTGGCTGGGAGTCATGTCAAGATGATGGGAAGCTTCGCTTTCTGCCACTTCCGTCACTCAGCCCACAAAACGTCCATGTACTGAAAGAGCTTAACTGCTTTCTTCTTGCACTCTGGCTTTGGGCTCTTCAAGGTATCTAATGTAGGAAACATACTTGGATTAAAATGAGCACCTCTGTGTAAAGTCCTTGGCTACTGCTGTGCTGGGGGTGGTATAAAAGCCTAGATAGACTTTCCAGCATGGGCCGAGATGGTCCTGGAGTTTTGGAGAAACACTTCATTTGTGGAAGAAATTCTCTGCTCTTTTCATAGCATGGAGGCTCTTGATGCAGCCACTTTTCCTAAGAGCCTGTGATCTTAGTGCCTGATACACTGCATCCAGAGTACTGAGGTTTCTGACAGGGTGCTTGCTGCCATTGCAGACAGCATTGTTGTGTGTGCGATTTGGGGCGCTAGGTAGCTCAGCCTTTCACGTGCTGATGTTTCATGTGTGGGAAGCTAAGTTCATTTGTGGGTCAGGTCACAAATGAGTTTTTGTGGTAAACATTATATACAAACGTGGCAGTTTGTGGTCAGGAGGGtcccaggactggaacagcagaggTCAGAGCAGAGGGGTGCTAGCAGAGTTATGTGGGGGGACTTTAAGTTGCACTTACCTGCCTTGTTCATAGCTCTCGGTAACTTTATCTTCAACCCCTTTTGGGAACCCCAGAATTCATCACTGCTTTTTCTGCAATGTATTTCTCACCGTTGTTTTAGCCAGTTTTTCTCGGTCTGATTTGATTGGGTGGCTGGGCCAAGGGTAAACTTAGTGGGCATTTCTCTCTGCAGGACCACATGGTGACAATGCACGATGTACTGGATGCCCAGTGGCAGTATGACAACAACAAGGATGAGAGTTATCTGAGGCGGGTTATCTTCCCCTTGGAGAAGCTGCTGACTTCACACAAACGGCTGGTTATGAAGGACAGTGCGGTGAGTTCCTGAATGGCTTTGGAAAATATCAGCAGGTGGTGGGACAGTGGGGTGACACTAATGCATTTCACCCTAACTTCACCTCCAGCTTGGACAACAAGTAACAAATAACTTTAGTGGTGGTGATCCAGATCCTTATAAACAACCACCAGCATCTCTTTCAAGGAGGCAGTGTGCAGGTCTGAATAGCAGGGGGTGCTTTGAATCAGCGTAGAGGAGCAATGGCTAAATCCTGGAGCGTGGGAGGAGGTGCTCTTAAGTCATACAtgaaaaaatatcattttatcAGTGGGGCAGCACCAATTGGTATTTAGTGGCTGAATAAATTTGCAGAGTCAATGTTCTGCATTGGTTAAGACCATGTAACTTTACATTCTCAACCAGATTTTTCAGCCTTCGTCTTACACCTTTCCAGGTTAATGCCATCTGCTACGGCGCCAAGATCATGCTTCCTGGTGTTCTGAGGTATGAAGATGGCATTGAGATTAATCAGGAGATTGTCGTCATCACCACTAAAGGGGAGGCCATCTGCATGGGTAAGAAGAGGTCAATGTTCTTCCTCCAGCCACTGAGCTAGCTACTTGGCCGTAAAGCCAGAGCAATAGAACATCTTCAGAAGCTTGTAACAAACATGGGTGGCTTGAGCATTTCATGGGGGGCGGGATGGCACTCGCCATGGCTGGAATCTTTCATCTGTGTTTCGTGGTGGGAAATGATGGGATGCTGTCAATGGAATAACTATGACTTGCTACCCTTAGAAGTGTGAGAACAACATTGCTTAGAGAGGTCAGTGATACCAGCTGAGAAATAATGGCCTAGTTATAACTCTGGTATCTGGTACAGTAACAGATTTTATTGCTCTATAAtgtgttttttctatttttatcaatttaaattttcccaGTTGTGCGAAATTGTGGTAGGACAGATAATTTAATGACACGTTAAGATTCAGAAAGTTAGTGTTACCACTGTTAAAACACATTGTCAACATTATATgtcaaaatgtacaaaataaatatctttaaatcaaattCTTAAGTTCTtaggcaaagaaagaaatcaatggaaatatattttgGTTAGTTTgtatacagtgaaattgacaattATCGACACTTAGCAGTAAAAGTCTAATGCTTCCAAGCCTAGCTATATCACTCCATTCCTGTGTCCTGGGCTTTCAAGCACACCACTGTATGTGAAATGATGATGAAGTTTATCCATTCTCTGAGTACTGCTGCActgccctccctgcagcacctagATTCCTGTTCTAGggtctctgtgctgtgcagtCTCCAAATACCCTCCAGCCTTTCAGTGTTCTACTGGGGGCTGCTTGAGGGTGTGGCTGGCTGCCTGCAGGAGCGGGACAGAGCCAGCAGAGCTGGAGCCCCTCTCCATGGGGGCTCCATCTTGACCAAGACGAGTGATGCTCTCTGATCACATACTGCTGCCTGTGAACTTCTCTCTCCTAACAAATCTAGTATAAAGAAATGATGCATCTTGGATGGCTGCTGAATGGGTGTGCACTGTTATTTTGTACTAATGTCTTTTTTATTACCAGATACTTGCAGCAAAGAATTTGCCTAGGTAATAAGGACTAAGGTGCCATCCTGACTGAGTTTACGTCTGACAATgagcagtggtgtgtgtgtgttgcttatGCCCTGTATCCAATACAGGACACCACTGGGTGGCGTAACAATTCACTCCTAGCTAGTCTGTGAACCCGCATCCGTTGCTCTGCTGGGGGCTGAGCCACATAGTGGTTGGTAAACCTGCTACAATCTTAGCTACGAGATCTgagtcttttagctcaggcagtagatgCTCCTGCTTTTAGATCTAGAGTTCCCCAGTTTGTACTTCCCTGATGATGAACCAGACAGGGAGTGAGTTACAAGTGGAAGCCTGTCCAGGGCGTGAGTTGGATGGACTTCTTGGGTAATTGTGTAGGGGGCTGATGAAAATTGCATCCCTTTGGATGTCAGTCTTGGGAATACCATCTTTGTAGCCCATCTCTGCACCACCATAACGCTGAGTCATAGGAGACTGAATCCAATAGCTGGCCAGTATTGCTCTTTTGTGCCTAAATGTTcattcttttcattttcattaatGCAGCTGTTGCCTTGATGACCACTGCAGTGATTTCTACCTGTGACCACGGTATAGTGGCAAAGATCAAGAGGGTGATTATGGAAAGAGACACTTACCCCCGCAAATGGGGTCTTGGTCCCAAGGTGAGACTAAGGGTGGGAGGCTGTGTGGTGTTGGAAATTGGTTCAAAGCAGCCTCTTACAAAGTAGCAGGTCCTAGATAAAGGCTTCCAGTTTGTCACCACCATTTACAAACATATGTAGTTTGTCTAAACCCTCTGAAGCCAAGAAGATGAAAAAGGCTTGATCAGTTTTGCTCCTGCTGTGAGACTGTAGGGCTCTTTGGGCTATGTCTGCACAGCTATAACCATGTCCGAGGACTGGGCTGTCTCTAACCTGGTTAAAAGTCTGGTTCCAGTTGGTGGTGTAGACTAGATCTTGACTAGGCTAAGCCAGGATCAGACTGATTTTAGTCTGTGCTGCAAATTCTTCCAGGAAGAGCCAAATGATGTGATGTAGCTGACGTTAGCACTGTGTGCAAAGATGACTTAAATCTATCACCCAATACTGATGGCTTGTGGAAGAATTAGAAGATGCTCCATGCCCCCCACTCTTGAGAGGCTGAAGTAGTGTCTGTAAGAATGCTTCAAGTGCTCTAATGAAAGGTGCCATTGAAATTCAAAATAGCATTAGAGACGCAGTATATTGTGGCCATGTGGCAGAGTACTAAAGTCTGTTGAAAGGGGCTCCAGGAGCAGCAGAAATACCACTTCCATCTCTCTTGCACAATTCCACTTACCCATGTGCCTGATGCACATATGATTAGCATTTATGTATAGCTGGGTCTGTAACAGTAGAAGACTTGCTCCAATTTGCTTGCAGTTCCTTCTCATGCAGTGACACAGTGGGAGGGTAAAATAATCTTTTCTGGAATACTACTACTTTAATTAACCGGTGTTGCAAATAGAAGAATGACATCAGCCAAGAAATAAACTCCTAAGTAACAATGATAATTTGCGATGTGCTATCAGAGGCTCTTTGAGGACatatttgtctctctctctgacctGGTAAAGGTTTCATCATGAACTTGGTTCTCTTCCACAGTGTGTCATCACATGCCAAGTGACTTCTCCAACTAGAAATGATAGCTCCTTTGAAGCTAGAATATGACCTTTTCTCTCTGCATTTTCACGCCAGGCAAGTcaaaagatgatgatgatcaaGCAGGGCCTGTTGAGCAAGCATGGCAAGCCCAATGAGAGCACGCCAGATTCCTGGAAGAAGGAGTATGTGGACTACAGGTAATGCACAGCGCTCCAGAGACCTGTTTGAGGGACAGGGCAGAGGGGTGAATTGCATGTGTTCAGTCTCTGCTGTGGCATCTTAGAGTGCCACTTCCTTAGGGCATATTGCTGACTTCTGCTGGAAAATGTCAGTTTGGGGTATAAAAGGTCATGGGGGTTGAATATAGCATGTTAAAAATACTGTCAAGCAACATAATACCTTTTCAAAGTATGTTAATTGCAATGCGGTTATTTGCCATCCCTAGGGAGCACTGCCCTGGAGGAATAACGGGAGGTGCTATTCCAGACAAACCAAGTGAGCAGACAGTTATCCCTTTCTAGCTTGATACCTGTGGCTCTAGAGGGAGTCAGTCTGCCAAATTAAACAGGGGAGGCTCTGCCTTTGTCCAGCACAGTTAGGCACTGATGTGGGCTGCAGGCTTTCCGTACACTGCCGAGTGTTGTATAACATAGCAATCAGAAAAAGGAGCTGTAGTGTGTCAACTGTGTAGCAGCAGGAGGCTGAGGGATGTAGCTTGGTTTGCAGCAAGCATCTAGGAGGGAGGACAGTAAATCTGAACGTATAGGATTGATTGGCAGTATTCACACATTCAACTCAGAGGTGTTTTCCTCCTTTTAGTGTTGCTGTGAAGAAAGAGGCAGAAGCCCCAGCAGCAATGGCTGAGAGAGTACCAAAAGTAAGTACCACAGGCTGCTTTCGTGTAACATCCATTTCAGACCTGTGTATTGTCAAATGAACATCTCTGCCTTGGCAGATTGATCCCGTGAATTATGCTTTCCTATGTTGTTTTCTTTGGGGGAGGCAGAGTTAACATTTGGAGTCTCCTTCAATTTGTCCAGCAGAGTGGACTTTCATATGTTATCCATATTCACCTGTGTGGTTAGTGTTACGTCGCCAGGCTTTGAATTCATTGGGGGACAAGATCTGGGAACAAGAGCCCTAAAGATGGCTCAAGACCATGGCCCAGAATCTGAATGCAGAGCTGCGCTCATGGGATTCCAGGGTCACTAGCCCCCATCCTAGTCTGGTGCAGTTCATCCCAGTTGAAAAAGCCCAACCAGCATGTGCGTGTTACCAAAGGAAGCAGGTTATCTTTGGGGAGCCAACCCTGGACCTGTTTTTGGGCTCTGTCACTTTGCGTACAGATGACATAGCAGAGACTGGAAGAATGTGGAGCCCTAAGCTGTATGTGGGGTCTGTCATCTGAACTTGAGACAGGCCTCCTGTTACAGAGAGCTGATCTGATGCTGGCTTTAATCTTAAACAGAGAAAGCGGGAGACAGAGAGTGAAAATGAGGCATCAGTGGCTCCATCCTCTCCGGCCACTCCGCAAccagaggagcagagcaggaaggaaaagaaaaagaagaaaaaagagaagaaagccaaagaagcTGCAGAGAGCGGAGGGGAGCTAATGGAAGTGGTAGGTAGCTTGATGGTGCTGCAGAGCTAGGAGTGTGGCTGCACTGCATTACTTGTACACCCCTCTTAGTGATACTTACAAACCCTGAGACACCTATTTAATTTGTCCATGTAGGTCGCTGCTTTCCCCCATCAGTATAGAGTTACATCACTGCAAGCCGCCTCAATATAGCTAAGCTTAGTTGGCACCATTGTCTGTCCCTGGGGGCTGGCCTGCCATGGATAAACAGATTAATCTGTAGGgcagggtgtggaaggggctgTTACAGACTGCCCTTGTTTAATGGGTTAGGAATAATCTGCTCCTGGGGTAGCTTTTTCACAATTGTCTGGCAGAGATTATTATGCCTTCTTCTGGTGCCTCTGGAGTAGTGCACAGTTGGAGATAGGGCACCAGGCTAGATGCCTATTGGTGTGGAGTGGCAATTGCTTCTCCAGTGTACATGCTCCTGGACTTGGTGCATTGCATGTTGGTAATTACCCTGCCAGGCAGATTTTGTTTTGGGGAGCCTTGGATAGGGGAGTGTCAGCATGGTATGTCACTCTTCCCTCATGGCTGAGAGCTCCTGGGGGGTAGTTAAGATGAATCCTTATATAAATACCTCATTAGTCCTTGCTGAAAGGTGTCACAAATCAGCAGTGATTCCTTCCCAGACACCCTTCCTGAGATCCATCTTCTCTGCAGGCCAGTGACACCAGcaccaagaagaagaagaagaagaagaaacaaaagcAAGCTGAAGAGAGCTCGGAGTAAGTGGCTAGATCCCTCCCAGCCAGACAAGGCCATCTGCTTTGGATGGAAGACAGAAATAACAAAAGCTATTCCCCAGCAATGCAGAAACACTGCCTGCAGAAGGGTGATGAGGCTTCTAATCCGTTGCTTACACAAACAAAAGCATGTCTGCAGTGTGGCTCAGCAAGCTCACCATAAGCCTCTCCTCATCCTGTTTTAAGGGTGGCTGGAGGGAAGAGTGTAAAACTTACTCACTGCACTGGACTCTGCTCTGCTAAGCTGGTTGCCTCGATATGTATAAAACTCTTCTCAGAGAACCAGCAGCTTCTGCTAAACATGGGCCCTCCTAACCTCCAGTGTTTTGAGCTATTTCCACAAATGGAGATAATGCCTCCCTTCCTAGTCCTGCCTTTCCTTCTGTTCGTGGGTCCGGGAGCCATTACCCTGACAGAGAATGTTCTTACAGCTGAAGGAATTGGCCTGAGCCACTCGCCCTCTTGGAGCAGCGTCCGGGGTCTGGATGATCACACTGGCTATTTTAAGTTCTTTGGTTTTAAATTGCAGTGCTTGGCTTGAGTCTCGACTAGCCAAGTCCCAGTGTCTCCCCCAGGAGGGTAGATGTTTTAGGTACATGTTTTCAGTTTGTGTAGGCTTAGAATTTGTACTTGAGGTTTCTCCCATTTTGTTTCAAAGTGCAGGGACCTGGCTCCATTTGCTGTTCATCAAACTCCCATTTACATGTTCTGACGGCCATGTCCACCACTGcctcagccctccttcccagtATTGGCACGTAATCAATTCTGGAATGGAGAGACAGGACAGATCTCTGGGCCCAGAGGCCCTGTATGATCTGGAAAATGTCGGCTGGTCATGTGTTCTCTAAATGGTAGTGCGTATGGCGATTGGAGGCCTTTGGCACCAGCCCTCGGCTGGCTGAAGCTGAATGTGCTGTGGGCAGCAGATGGTCTGTTCCAAACAAAGCACCGAGGTTCTCTTGCTGGGGTGCCTCACGGGCAGGAGGTGGTGGGTTGCTGGTGCTACTGGGTGACTGGATTTATCCCTATACctattttaaccccttcagggagGGGTAGGATGCTCTGCATTGAGCAAATACCATCTGAAGTAAAGGCCTAAA
This DNA window, taken from Caretta caretta isolate rCarCar2 chromosome 9, rCarCar1.hap1, whole genome shotgun sequence, encodes the following:
- the DKC1 gene encoding H/ACA ribonucleoprotein complex subunit DKC1 isoform X1: MADREGCIAKKQKKKKDKKLLPDADVADIQHTEEFFIKPESRVAQLDTSQWPLLLKNFDKLNVRTTHYTPLPSGCNPLKRDIAEYVRTGFINLDKPSNPSSHEVVAWIRRILRVEKTGHSGTLDPKVTGCLIVCIERATRLVKSQQSAGKEYVGIIRLHNAIESEIQLSRAIETLTGALFQRPPLIAAVKRQLRVRTIYESKLVEYDPERRLGIFWVSCEAGTYIRTLCVHLGLLLGVGGQMQELRRVRSGIMGEKDHMVTMHDVLDAQWQYDNNKDESYLRRVIFPLEKLLTSHKRLVMKDSAVNAICYGAKIMLPGVLRYEDGIEINQEIVVITTKGEAICMAVALMTTAVISTCDHGIVAKIKRVIMERDTYPRKWGLGPKASQKMMMIKQGLLSKHGKPNESTPDSWKKEYVDYSVAVKKEAEAPAAMAERVPKRKRETESENEASVAPSSPATPQPEEQSRKEKKKKKKEKKAKEAAESGGELMEVASDTSTKKKKKKKKQKQAEESSE
- the DKC1 gene encoding H/ACA ribonucleoprotein complex subunit DKC1 isoform X2, translated to MADREGCIAKKQKKKKDKKLLPDADVADIQHTEEFFIKPESRVAQLDTSQWPLLLKNFDKLNVRTTHYTPLPSGCNPLKRDIAEYVRTGFINLDKPSNPSSHEVVAWIRRILRVEKTGHSGTLDPKVTGCLIVCIERATRLVKSQQSAGKEYVGIIRLHNAIESEIQLSRAIETLTGALFQRPPLIAAVKRQLRVRTIYESKLVEYDPERRLGIFWVSCEAGTYIRTLCVHLGLLLGVGGQMQELRRVRSGIMGEKDHMVTMHDVLDAQWQYDNNKDESYLRRVIFPLEKLLTSHKRLVMKDSAVNAICYGAKIMLPGVLRYEDGIEINQEIVVITTKGEAICMAVALMTTAVISTCDHGIVAKIKRVIMERDTYPRKWGLGPKASQKMMMIKQGLLSKHGKPNESTPDSWKKEYVDYR